The window GCACGCGGTGGACCCCAACCGTGCCGCTCAGCACGGGAACGTGGTCATGCGACTCCTCGACGAGCTCTTCCCGCTCGTGGAGGGGTTCTACGTCGACCTGCACAAGAACCCCGAGCTCTCCCACGCGGAGCACCGCACCGCCAGCGGTGTCGCCGAGTGGCTCACCCGGACCGGTTACGAGGTCCACAAGGGTGTCGGGGGGACCGGCGTGGTCGGCATCCTGCGCAACGGACCGGGGCCCACGGTGATGCTGCGCGCCGACATGGACGCGCTCCCGCTGGAGGAGCGGACCGGACTGCCCTACGCCAGCACCGCCCGCGCCGTCAACGACGAGGGCGCCGAGGTCCCCGTCATGCACGCCTGCGGGCACGACGCCCACACCGCCTGCCTGGTGGGCGCCGCCGACCTGCTCTCGGAGACCCGCGACGAGTGGGCCGGAACCGTGATGGTCGTCGCCCAGCCGGGCGAGGAGACCCTCGATGGGGCGCAGGCCATGCTGGAGGACGGGCTGTTCGACCGCTTCGGCCGCCCCGACGTCATCCTCGGCCAGCACCTGGGCCCGCAGCCCGCCGGACTGATCTCCCACCGCGCCGGGGTCATCCTCGGCGCCTCCAACTCCTACCGCGTGCGCGTGTACGGGGAGGGGGGCCACGCCTCCCAGCCGAACACGACCGTGGACCCGGTGCTCATCGCGGCGAGCATCGTCACCCGCCTCCAGGGCGTGGTCTCCCGCGAGGTCAGCCCGAGCGAGATGGCGGTGCTCACCGTCGGCAGGATCCAGGCGGGGACCAAGGCCAACATCATCCCCGACGAGGCCTACCTGGAGATCAACACCCGGGCCCTCAACGACAACGTGTCCGCCCAGCTCGAAGCGGCCATCGAACGGATCGTGCGCGCCGAGGCCGCCGCCTCAGGAGCCGCCCGCGAGCCGGAGATCGAGCGTTTCCAGGGCGCGGGGGTCACCCGCAACGACCCCCAGAGCACCGCCGACGTGGCCGC is drawn from Nocardiopsis dassonvillei subsp. dassonvillei DSM 43111 and contains these coding sequences:
- a CDS encoding amidohydrolase; protein product: MEAVPHAVDPNRAAQHGNVVMRLLDELFPLVEGFYVDLHKNPELSHAEHRTASGVAEWLTRTGYEVHKGVGGTGVVGILRNGPGPTVMLRADMDALPLEERTGLPYASTARAVNDEGAEVPVMHACGHDAHTACLVGAADLLSETRDEWAGTVMVVAQPGEETLDGAQAMLEDGLFDRFGRPDVILGQHLGPQPAGLISHRAGVILGASNSYRVRVYGEGGHASQPNTTVDPVLIAASIVTRLQGVVSREVSPSEMAVLTVGRIQAGTKANIIPDEAYLEINTRALNDNVSAQLEAAIERIVRAEAAASGAAREPEIERFQGAGVTRNDPQSTADVAAAHHAYFGDEYVIHLPDPFPATEDFSYFGLPGDPQPIPYVFWFVGATPHDVWEAAPGDTPYEKMGNVPSTHSPFFAPAREPTLRAGLAAITVAALSYLGDDSPKASAEDTPNDAYDSAYLASSWPAPEEDRAQTAWPAPEEDRPQTAWPAPDEDRAQTAWPAPDDDRAKSTHEADMDSVMEAQDEEHRQEWRDGKTEESTLSADMAALLEDDDRPRPPSGPSYGGPPPPPDDDRPGSEYRL